In Sebastes fasciatus isolate fSebFas1 chromosome 15, fSebFas1.pri, whole genome shotgun sequence, a genomic segment contains:
- the trmt5 gene encoding tRNA (guanine(37)-N(1))-methyltransferase, with amino-acid sequence MLRLFSRVFTSAQSEGNLKAALAYRSLWSASLPASACSGFALKPTMETKLYRPPPEVRGMTSLDKEAFTQTITVPAIRVPTGVLNKVVKSLRKATIQRPGVPRVVQDKEESSDFRLLLLDPHRVSSPSSFSEAEAEALRSFSVPEELQHYELRLTYHNLKSEEVLEAVLPQGQDVTSGFSRVGHIAHMNLRDHQLPYKNLIGEVIMDKNPGVTCVVNKINIIDSTYRNFKMEVLAGEENMVAKVKENGVTYEFDFSRVYWNSRLSTEHQRVVQLVKRGDTVFDVFAGVGPFALPAARSGANVLANDLNPESHRWLQHNCKLNKVEKKVRTFNLDGRAFIQGPVKQELPALLKGEASVHVVMNLPALALDFLDAFRGLLHQESSCEENLPTVHCYGFSKPDQPETDVVERASRSLDFPLKDRCSVHFVRNVAPNKDMLCVSFTLPKEVLFSGDHEQTEPSEEPAPKRQKCEEATDST; translated from the exons ATGTTGAG GCTCTTCTCCAGAGTCTTTACGTCTGCACAAAGTGAAGGAAACCTAAAAGCTGCCTTAGCGTATCGGAGCCTCTGGTCTGCCTCGCTGCCAGCTTCAGCTTGCTCAGGCTTTGCTCTGAAGCCCACGATGGAGACTAAACTGTACCGGCCCCCTCCAGAGGTCAGGGGTATGACCTCCCTGGACAAGGAGGCCTTCACACAGACCATTACTGTCCCAGCTATACGGGTGCCCACTGGGGTGTTAAACAAAGTGGTCAAGAGCCTGAGGAAGGCGACCATCCAGCGCCCAGGGGTGCCCAGAGTGGTGCAGGACAAAGAGGAGAGTAGTGACTTTCGTTTGTTGCTGTTGGACCCCCACAGAGTGTCCTCTCCCAGCTCCTTCAGTGAAGCTGAAGCCGAGGCTCTGAGGTCATTCAGTGTCCCCGAGGAGCTGCAGCACTACGAGCTGCGGCTCACCTATCACAACCTGAAGAGTGAAGAGGTGCTGGAGGCTGTGCTCCCTCAGGGTCAGGACGTGACCTCTGGGTTCAGCCGGGTGGGACACATCGCACACATGAACCTGAGGGACCACCAGCTCCCATACAAGAACCTCATAG GTGAAGTCATCATGGACAAAAACCCTGGTGTTACCTGTGTGGTCAATAAGATAAACATAATTGACTCCACTTACCGCAACTTCAAGATGGAGGTGCTGGCTGGAGAGGAGAACATGGTCGCAAAA GTGAAAGAAAACGGGGTGACATACGAGTTTGATTTTTCTCGTGTATACTGGAATTCCCGGCTGAGCACAGAGCACCAGCGCGTGGTGCAGCTCGTGAAACGTGGCGACACCGTGTTCGATGTGTTCGCTGGCGTTGGACCCTTCGCCCTCCCGGCTGCCCGCTCAGGTGCCAACGTCCTGGCCAACGATCTCAACCCAGAGTCCCACCGGTGGCTGCAGCACAACTGCAAACTCAACAAGGTGGAGAAGAAAGTGCGAACCTTTAACCTGGACGGCAGAGCGTTCATCCAGGGGCCGGTGAAGCAGGAGCTGCCCGCGCTGCTGAAGGGAGAAGCTAGTGTTCATGTGGTGATGAACCTGCCCGCCTTGGCTCTGGACTTCCTGGACGCATTCAGAGGCCTGTTGCACCAGGAGTCTTCCTGTGAGGAGAACTTACCCACAGTGCACTGCTACGGCTTCTCTAAGCCTGACCAGCCTGAGACGGACGTGGTGGAGAGGGCTTCCCGCAGCCTCGACTTCCCCCTGAAGGACCGGTGTTCGGTGCATTTTGTGCGTAATGTAGCGCCCAACAAAGATATGCTGTGTGTGAGTTTCACACTCCCTAAAGAGGTCCTCTTCAGCGGTGATCAtgaacagacag AGCCTTCAGAAGAACCTGCTCCAAAGAGACAGAAGTGTGAAGAAGCCACAGATTCAACGTAA